Within the Debaryomyces hansenii CBS767 chromosome E complete sequence genome, the region AAGCTTTATCACCAGAAAATAATCTGTTAGATAATCTACGGCCAGCAGCTATAGCAACTGGAGTTAACTCAACCTTACCAATGACATCACCTAATGAAAAGATATTTGGGTTAGCAgtttgttgaaattgatccACATCAACTTGTTGTTTATCGTTTAACGTAACACCAACTTTATCTAAACCTATATTAATTAAGGACTTTCTACCCATAGTCCAGATAAGTTCATCAACTTCGAGTACTTGGCCATTACCCAAAgtaattttctttctgtCACCGTCAATTTTCTCAACCTTACTGACACTTCCTGATTGcttaattatattaacTCCTAATTTATCGGTGTAATAATCAgtaattgaattttgaatagattCGTCGAAAGATCTTAACACGGTATCACCTCTGATAACCAAGTGAGTTTCTGAACCTAAGGCTTTAAAAATACCAGATAATTCTACACCGATGTATCCAGCACCTACTACAGCAACCGATTTTGGTTGCTTTTGTAATTCGAAAAAGCCATCTGAGGTTGTTCCCAATTCGTGTCCTTCAACATTTGGTGGATTTATAGCATATCCTCCTGTGGCAATTAAAGTCTTACTTCCAGCGAAAACAAGTTTTTCGTCTTTCTTAAACTCCTTGCCCTCTTCTAAGAACGATAACTCTTGGTCTCCGGTTAAGGTAACCTCAACATCACCATTCGAATTGGCAAAATGAGCAAATCCATATATGTAATCAACTCCCtcattcttcaaatttctttCGTAAATCCCATTCAATCTCTTCACATACGCATCTCTTTTATCTTTGAACGTAGACCAGTCGAAGTCACCATATTTGACCTTGTCATCAGTAGTCGATAATCCGTATGATTTCAAGTGGTGCCTTTTTTCTGCCAAATCCCCAGCATACCACATAACCTTCTTTGGAACACATCCAACATTGACACAAGTTCCACCCATTTTGTTAAATTTCAGTTCAATTAACAATACTTTAGCCCCGTATGAAGCTGCTCTACGTGCCGATGCGACACCACCTGAACCACCACCGATAACCAAATAGTCGTATTTTCTAATAGCTTGTAAAGGTGCCATACTAGATGAAAGATGTCTATTAATTGTTTGTAATCGTATAGATGATTGTTTAAACAATTGCCTAGTAGAATTGTTAAACATACTTAGTAGcttattaatttttacAAGCGGAAGTAATCACTTTATATAAATTGCGACCCGAAGTCACGTTGTATTAACATAGCGTCGATCGATCTAGGCCATCATAATAATGTCATCATGCTATGTCATCATGCTATGTAACTTCTATTGATACTATGTAGACTCTTCGATATCGTCGATGTCCTTAATACATCGTCTTAAGAATGCTGTCGTAAAGTTGTACAATTCTTCGGACACTTCATCGGTATCGCCGATATCTACACGTTTGGAGCTGTTGTAGTTGATGAAAAACTTATCATACAAATGATCAAGCTTGAAAGAAACTATGCTTTGGAATTTCTCGTAGTCGAAATCTGTGATTTCTATTTTTTTCAGTTTGCGTTTATTGATCCCCAACCGGTTATTCTGGACggtattcaaatatacCTTGGTATCATGTAACAATTGGTGGTAAAGTCTGTCCTCGTCAATAAGCAGGcctatttcttctttatccTCGTGGAAGGCCTTCAGCGAATTGGCCGCATTATCAATAGCAGAGTACGGCGTGTTATTCGTAACATACTCCTGGTTTACATTGTTGTTATAACCAAACATTTTGTAGAGCAAATCCTTTTTCTGTGCAAGTTGGATCTTCCGCTTATTTCCAAGCGACAGATATTGGCTGAAGAGCTTCTCTTGCGTGGCTTGCTGCCGCTTTCTATAGTCCCAGAGCAATTGCTTCTCTTCATCATCGCCAAAATTAGTTACATTTGGTCCTTGTTTCTGTCTATCATTAAAACGAGTCTGTATGATACCTAGCTCCCCCTTCGTGTATCCTGGAAGCGACTGTATGATCTCGTTGTTGCGGTGTTTCGTTTCTTTCGCACCTTTCGGCTCTCCGTCTGCAtcgtcgtcatcatcgCTCTCACTTGATGTATCATTGAAGATCAAATTATTCGTAATCTTTTCGGCCGACTCCCATGCCTTAACCTGCGACTCCTTGATGGCTGGCGGTAAGCAATCGTCGTCTTGCACATCACTTTCATTCGAATAATTGGTGAACACTGAATAGTCGTACGTACTCATGTCTAGGGGTTTTCGAATGGCAAACGCCTGCGTTCCTGCCCTGTCTGTCCCTTTTTCATTTGTCATATACTTCTTCAGCGATTGTAGGTTCAACAACTTGCTTTTCACGTTG harbors:
- a CDS encoding DEHA2E13442p (similar to uniprot|P41921 Saccharomyces cerevisiae YPL091w GLR1 glutathione reductase (NADPH) and highly similar to ca|CA3086|CaGLR1 Candida albicans CaGLR1 glutathione reductase); translation: MFNNSTRQLFKQSSIRLQTINRHLSSSMAPLQAIRKYDYLVIGGGSGGVASARRAASYGAKVLLIESKFNKMGGTCVNVGCVPKKVMWYAGDLAEKRHHLKSYGLSTTDDKVKYGDFDWSTFKDKRDAYVKRLNGIYERNLKNEGVDYIYGFAHFANSNGDVEVTLTGDQELSFLEEGKEFKKDEKLVFAGSKTLIATGGYAINPPNVEGHELGTTSDGFFELQKQPKSVAVVGAGYIGVELSGIFKALGSETHLVIRGDTVLRSFDESIQNSITDYYTDKLGVNIIKQSGSVSKVEKIDGDRKKITLGNGQVLEVDELIWTMGRKSLINIGLDKVGVTLNDKQQVDVDQFQQTANPNIFSLGDVIGKVELTPVAIAAGRRLSNRLFSGDKAFENDHLDYSNVPSVIFSHPEAGSIGLSCKEAKEKYGEDQIKIYKSKFNAMYYAMMEDDSLKSPTSYKVVCAGEDEKVVGLHIVGDSSAEILQGFGVAIKMGATKKDFDSCVAIHPTSAEELVTMK
- a CDS encoding DEHA2E13464p (similar to ca|CA3085|IPF17086 Candida albicans IPF17086 unknown function) codes for the protein MSSSNGPKYNLNRFRRIPSQHSADQTYLNPNESLNQNTTRTVSSGSTSILSTPSNNIRRIQHQKQQQRLQREQKDPKDQKSKRPSMISRPSNVKSKLLNLQSSKKYMTNEKGTDRAGTQAFAIRKPLDMSTYDYSVFTNYSNESDVQDDDCLPPAIKESQVKAWESAEKITNNLIFNDTSSESDDDDDADGEPKGAKETKHRNNEIIQSLPGYTKGELGIIQTRFNDRQKQGPNVTNFGDDEEKQLLWDYRKRQQATQEKLFSQYSSLGNKRKIQLAQKKDLLYKMFGYNNNVNQEYVTNNTPYSAIDNAANSSKAFHEDKEEIGSLIDEDRLYHQLLHDTKVYLNTVQNNRLGINKRKSKKIEITDFDYEKFQSIVSFKLDHLYDKFFINYNSSKRVDIGDTDEVSEELYNFTTAFLRRCIKDIDDIEEST